The Pseudomonas sp. R4-35-07 genome contains a region encoding:
- a CDS encoding rhodanese-like domain-containing protein: MPDFSGLPLVIESSDLQGRLDADHLILVDLTSAARYAEGHIPGAHFVDPKRTQLGQPPAPGLLPHKVDLEKLFGELGHTPDATYVVYDDEGGGWAGRFIWMLDVIGHQKYHYLDGGLLAWLEEKHPVSTEVPAPAGGPVSLTLHDGPTATREYLQSRLGAADLGIWDARGPLEYSGEKVLAAKAGHIPGAVNFEWTAGMDEARSLRIRRDMPQILEDLGLTRDKEIITHCQTHHRSGFTYLVAKALGYPRVKGYAGSWGEWGNHPDTPVEI; the protein is encoded by the coding sequence ATGCCTGACTTCTCTGGCTTGCCGCTGGTGATCGAATCCAGCGACCTGCAAGGTCGCCTGGATGCCGACCACCTGATTCTGGTGGACCTCACCAGTGCCGCCCGCTACGCCGAAGGGCATATCCCCGGCGCGCATTTCGTTGACCCCAAGCGCACCCAATTGGGCCAACCACCCGCGCCAGGCCTGCTGCCGCACAAGGTCGACCTGGAAAAACTGTTCGGCGAGCTGGGCCACACCCCCGACGCCACCTATGTGGTCTATGACGACGAAGGCGGCGGCTGGGCCGGGCGCTTTATCTGGATGCTCGACGTCATCGGCCACCAGAAGTATCACTACCTCGACGGCGGCCTTCTGGCGTGGCTGGAGGAAAAACACCCGGTTTCCACCGAGGTGCCCGCGCCCGCCGGTGGCCCGGTCAGCCTTACGCTGCACGACGGCCCCACCGCCACCCGCGAATACCTGCAAAGCCGGCTGGGCGCAGCCGACCTGGGTATCTGGGACGCACGCGGCCCGCTGGAGTATTCCGGCGAAAAAGTGCTCGCGGCCAAAGCCGGGCACATTCCCGGCGCGGTGAACTTCGAATGGACCGCTGGCATGGACGAGGCGCGTAGCCTGCGCATCCGCCGCGACATGCCGCAAATCCTCGAAGACCTCGGGCTGACCCGCGATAAAGAAATCATCACCCACTGCCAGACCCACCACCGCTCTGGCTTCACCTACCTGGTGGCCAAGGCGCTCGGTTATCCGCGAGTCAAAGGTTATGCCGGTTCCTGGGGCGAATGGGGCAACCACCCCGACACCCCCGTCGAGATTTGA
- the orn gene encoding oligoribonuclease, which produces MQNPQNLIWIDLEMTGLNPDTDVIIEMATIVTDSNLNTLAEGPVIAIHHSDAVLATMDEWNTRTHGNSGLTQRVRDSRISMAEAEAETIAFLEKWVPKGKSPICGNSICQDRRFLYTHMKALESYFHYRNLDVSTLKELAARWAPEVKDSFHKGSTHLALDDIRESIAELQHYRKHFIKA; this is translated from the coding sequence ATGCAAAACCCACAGAACCTGATTTGGATCGATCTGGAAATGACCGGTCTGAACCCCGACACCGACGTCATCATCGAGATGGCGACGATCGTCACCGACAGCAACCTCAACACCTTGGCCGAAGGTCCGGTGATCGCCATCCATCACAGCGATGCCGTGCTCGCCACCATGGACGAATGGAATACACGCACCCACGGCAACTCTGGCCTGACCCAGCGTGTACGCGACAGCCGCATCAGCATGGCCGAAGCCGAAGCCGAAACCATCGCTTTCCTGGAAAAATGGGTGCCCAAGGGCAAATCGCCGATCTGCGGTAACAGCATCTGCCAGGACCGTCGCTTCCTTTATACGCATATGAAGGCGCTGGAGAGCTACTTCCATTATCGCAACCTGGACGTGTCCACCTTGAAAGAGCTGGCTGCACGCTGGGCGCCGGAGGTCAAAGACAGCTTCCACAAAGGCAGCACGCACCTGGCGCTGGATGATATTCGCGAGTCGATCGCCGAGTTGCAGCATTACCGCAAGCATTTCATCAAGGCTTGA
- the rsgA gene encoding small ribosomal subunit biogenesis GTPase RsgA — protein sequence MAKRQLNRRQNWRIEKIQGERAARAAKRESSAVEALEGGDLGPEQTGLVIAHFGVQVEVEALEGELAGSVSRCHLRANLPALVTGDKVVWRAGNQGIGVIVAQLPRSTELRRPDSRGQLKPVAANVDMIVIVFAPLPEPHANLIDRYLVAAEHAGIRPLLLLNKFDLIDEQNAPALNALLAVYRTLGYPVLEVSAHHGNGMEQLQQQLDGRISVFVGQSGVGKSSLVNSLLPEVDTRVGPLSELSGQGTHTTTTARLFHFPGGGELIDSPGIREFGLGHVSRSDVEAGFIEFNDLIGTCRFRDCKHDREPGCALLKALEDGRVQQQRMNSYRSIIASLPESSY from the coding sequence ATGGCCAAACGCCAGCTCAATCGTCGCCAAAACTGGCGCATCGAAAAGATTCAAGGTGAACGCGCAGCGCGCGCCGCCAAACGAGAATCCTCCGCCGTGGAAGCGCTTGAGGGCGGCGACCTGGGCCCCGAACAAACGGGCCTGGTGATCGCGCACTTCGGCGTGCAGGTCGAAGTCGAGGCGCTGGAAGGCGAGCTCGCCGGCTCGGTATCCCGCTGCCATTTGCGCGCCAACCTGCCTGCGCTGGTGACCGGCGACAAGGTGGTCTGGCGCGCCGGCAACCAGGGCATCGGCGTGATCGTCGCCCAGCTGCCCCGCAGCACAGAACTGCGCCGCCCCGACAGCCGCGGCCAACTCAAGCCGGTGGCGGCCAACGTCGACATGATCGTGATTGTGTTCGCGCCGCTGCCCGAGCCCCACGCCAACCTGATCGACCGCTATCTGGTCGCTGCCGAGCATGCCGGCATCCGCCCGCTGCTGCTGCTGAACAAATTCGACTTGATCGATGAGCAGAACGCCCCGGCGCTCAACGCATTGCTGGCGGTCTATCGCACCCTGGGTTACCCCGTGCTGGAAGTCTCGGCGCACCACGGCAACGGCATGGAACAGCTGCAACAGCAGTTGGACGGGCGTATCAGCGTGTTTGTCGGCCAGTCCGGCGTGGGCAAGTCATCGCTGGTCAACAGCCTGCTGCCGGAAGTCGACACCCGTGTCGGCCCGCTGTCGGAGCTGTCCGGCCAGGGCACCCACACCACCACCACCGCACGGCTGTTCCACTTCCCCGGAGGCGGCGAGCTGATCGATTCCCCAGGCATTCGTGAATTCGGCCTCGGTCATGTCAGCCGCAGCGACGTGGAAGCCGGCTTCATCGAGTTCAACGACCTGATCGGCACCTGCCGCTTCCGCGACTGCAAACACGACCGCGAGCCGGGCTGTGCATTGCTCAAGGCCCTTGAAGATGGCCGCGTGCAGCAGCAACGGATGAACAGCTATCGGTCGATTATTGCGAGTTTGCCTGAGAGCAGTTACTGA
- a CDS encoding HDOD domain-containing protein, with amino-acid sequence MANETTVPTAKPATLAAWIKCLDDVLLPVPQASHERVCKAIRDSRSSLRDIAELMQDSPALVLSVMREANSHTHGSLAEPAENLEVALNRLGLKRAEELLARLPSVPALEIPVALRQLLLISQHASQQANGLFGNRLARLWQDIHWGSLLFLSPLWPMAVAYPKLLEEWELRVIHKGESARQVEQQLFGVRLLDLCLALTAAWHLPIWVSQGYHLLLGERRLLVKALRIAREDDPLRHQQLLDADPNLRRWLNQPANTVLLANGLAMSAQESWTCPHTERWQYLTALYLQEPLGDVQQQVHQQAVTSARSTLMPDLWHPALSLIWPWHVQKVHRGLLPAPPPTAEALALWRSRCTELLVEPSRFANAMHLTTCAKEALVASGMQRVLLFMADRALSTLRAHQADGLPRDAANLSLDVVNSTLLQRLLEKSAQVRLGPDNHAQFSALLPPILRRLFTGEHLLLRSLSCNGRVVMLMVADQGGGPFSETTVQAFGKTAQCIEKALHSFTNRSA; translated from the coding sequence ATGGCTAATGAAACGACAGTCCCAACTGCAAAACCCGCCACACTCGCCGCCTGGATCAAGTGCCTGGACGACGTGCTGCTGCCAGTTCCCCAGGCCAGCCACGAGCGCGTGTGCAAAGCCATCCGCGACAGCCGCAGCTCGTTAAGAGACATTGCCGAACTGATGCAAGACAGCCCGGCCCTGGTGCTCAGCGTGATGCGCGAGGCCAACAGCCACACTCACGGCAGCCTGGCGGAACCGGCGGAAAACCTCGAAGTGGCGCTCAACCGCCTCGGTCTCAAGCGCGCCGAGGAACTGCTGGCACGCCTGCCTTCGGTGCCGGCCCTTGAAATTCCCGTAGCGCTGCGCCAGCTGCTGTTGATCAGCCAGCATGCCTCGCAGCAGGCCAACGGCTTGTTCGGCAACCGCCTGGCGCGTCTGTGGCAAGACATTCATTGGGGCAGCCTGTTGTTTCTGTCACCGTTGTGGCCGATGGCCGTCGCCTACCCCAAGCTCCTGGAGGAATGGGAACTGCGGGTGATCCACAAAGGCGAGTCGGCGCGCCAGGTCGAGCAGCAATTATTCGGCGTGCGCCTGCTGGACCTGTGCCTTGCTTTGACGGCAGCCTGGCACTTGCCGATCTGGGTGTCCCAGGGCTATCACCTGCTGCTGGGCGAGCGTCGTCTGCTGGTCAAGGCACTGCGCATCGCGCGCGAAGACGACCCTCTGCGCCACCAACAACTACTCGACGCCGACCCCAATCTGCGCCGCTGGCTGAACCAGCCGGCCAACACCGTACTGCTGGCCAACGGCCTGGCGATGTCGGCGCAGGAGTCCTGGACCTGCCCGCACACCGAGCGCTGGCAATACCTCACTGCGCTGTACCTGCAGGAGCCACTGGGCGATGTGCAGCAGCAGGTGCACCAGCAAGCGGTGACCAGCGCGCGCAGCACCTTGATGCCTGACCTCTGGCACCCGGCCCTGTCGTTGATCTGGCCGTGGCATGTGCAAAAAGTCCATCGTGGCCTGTTGCCCGCGCCGCCGCCCACGGCCGAAGCACTGGCACTGTGGCGCAGCCGCTGCACCGAGCTGTTGGTCGAGCCGAGCCGCTTTGCCAACGCGATGCACCTGACCACTTGCGCCAAGGAAGCCCTGGTCGCCAGCGGCATGCAGCGCGTGTTGCTGTTCATGGCGGATCGCGCCTTGAGCACCTTGCGTGCGCATCAGGCCGATGGCTTGCCCAGGGACGCTGCCAACCTGAGCCTGGATGTGGTCAACAGTACATTGCTGCAACGCCTGCTGGAAAAGTCCGCCCAGGTGCGTCTCGGCCCTGACAACCATGCGCAATTCTCCGCTCTGCTGCCACCGATCCTGCGCCGCCTGTTTACCGGCGAGCACCTGCTGTTGCGCTCGCTGAGCTGCAATGGCCGCGTGGTGATGCTGATGGTGGCGGACCAGGGTGGCGGGCCGTTCTCGGAAACCACCGTGCAGGCCTTCGGTAAAACCGCGCAATGCATTGAAAAAGCCCTGCACAGCTTTACCAACCGCAGCGCCTGA
- a CDS encoding type II toxin-antitoxin system PemK/MazF family toxin codes for MALYYHPKQGDVLLCDFTRGFVAPEMLKIRKVVVISPTSTHTRKLCTVVPISSTAPDIRHDWHHLLRTNPLQSDGYKELWVKCDMIYTVSFERLDKLHRKTRSKGREYFVPRLCEDDMRGVIGGVKAYLPL; via the coding sequence TTGGCTCTCTACTATCACCCCAAACAGGGCGATGTACTGCTGTGCGACTTCACGCGGGGCTTTGTGGCTCCGGAGATGCTGAAGATCCGTAAGGTCGTAGTGATATCCCCAACCTCTACACACACTCGCAAACTGTGCACCGTGGTGCCGATTTCCTCTACTGCACCAGATATCCGGCACGACTGGCACCATCTGCTACGCACCAACCCACTTCAATCCGACGGTTACAAAGAGCTATGGGTAAAGTGCGACATGATTTACACCGTCAGCTTCGAACGCCTCGACAAACTGCACAGAAAGACCCGCTCCAAGGGGCGAGAGTACTTCGTACCGCGCCTGTGCGAGGATGATATGCGAGGCGTAATCGGTGGCGTCAAAGCGTACCTGCCACTCTGA
- the motA gene encoding flagellar motor stator protein MotA: MAKIIGIIVVIASVLGGYVLSHGKIAALIQPFEVLIIGGAAFGAFLQANPGYMTMHVIKKSLGMFSSRFSHTFYLEVLGLVYEILNKSRREGMMAIEGDIEDAAASPIFAKYPAVLKDERMTAYICDYLRIMSSGNMAPHELEGLFDMELFSLKEELEHPSHAVTGIADGMPGFGIVAAVLGIVVTMASLGEGDQAAIGMHVGAALVGTFFGILAAYGFFGPLATSLAHDAKEEINLYEAIKACLVASASGMPPSLAVEFGRKVLYPKHRPSFAELEQAVRGR, from the coding sequence ATGGCTAAAATTATCGGCATCATTGTCGTCATCGCAAGTGTGCTCGGTGGGTACGTCCTGTCCCACGGTAAAATTGCCGCGCTGATTCAGCCTTTCGAAGTGTTGATCATTGGCGGCGCCGCCTTTGGCGCCTTCCTGCAGGCCAACCCCGGCTACATGACCATGCATGTGATCAAGAAGTCGCTGGGCATGTTCAGCTCGCGCTTCTCGCATACGTTCTATCTGGAAGTGCTGGGGCTGGTCTACGAGATCCTCAACAAGAGCCGCCGCGAAGGCATGATGGCCATTGAAGGGGATATCGAAGACGCCGCCGCCAGCCCGATCTTCGCCAAGTACCCCGCCGTGCTCAAGGACGAGCGCATGACCGCGTATATCTGCGATTACCTGCGCATCATGTCCTCCGGCAACATGGCTCCCCATGAGCTTGAAGGCCTTTTCGACATGGAGCTGTTCAGCCTCAAGGAAGAGCTGGAGCATCCTTCCCACGCGGTGACCGGCATTGCCGACGGCATGCCCGGTTTCGGTATTGTTGCGGCGGTGCTGGGTATCGTGGTGACCATGGCTTCCCTGGGCGAGGGCGACCAGGCGGCCATCGGCATGCACGTCGGCGCGGCGTTGGTCGGGACCTTCTTCGGTATTCTCGCGGCCTACGGTTTCTTCGGCCCGCTCGCCACGTCGCTGGCCCACGATGCCAAGGAAGAGATTAACCTCTACGAAGCGATCAAAGCGTGCCTCGTGGCTTCGGCATCCGGCATGCCGCCATCGCTGGCGGTAGAGTTCGGACGCAAAGTGCTGTACCCGAAACATCGCCCAAGTTTCGCCGAGCTGGAACAAGCGGTTCGCGGTCGCTAA
- the serB gene encoding phosphoserine phosphatase SerB: MREIVLINITGLDRPGLTAAITGVLAQGGVNILDIGQAVIHDTLSFGILVEIPSNEQASSVLKDILFTAYKLDQQVRFTPVSEADYQHWVEGQGKKRHIVTLLTRKVTAEQLQRVSSITAHYGLNIDHIDRLSGRMPLDTPADKGKGCIEFSVRGEPADAQALRAEFLSVAQELNVDIAFQEDSLFRRNRRLAVFDMDSTLIEAEVIDELAKAAGVGEQVSAITERAMAGELDFRASFKERLALLKGLDVSVLDSIGASLRLTEGAETLFAELKRLGYKTAILSGGFTYFAKQLQAKLGIDYVFANELEVVDGKVTGVAVEPIVDAQRKADLLKELAHKEGLRLEQTIAVGDGANDLPMLAIAGLGVAFRAKPLVKQSAKQAISTLGLDGVLYLLGLRDRDGQL, encoded by the coding sequence TTGCGCGAAATCGTCCTGATCAACATCACAGGTCTTGACCGACCGGGTCTCACCGCTGCCATTACCGGCGTTCTGGCCCAGGGTGGTGTGAACATTCTCGACATCGGCCAGGCGGTGATCCACGACACCCTGTCGTTCGGCATCCTGGTGGAAATCCCCAGCAACGAGCAGGCCTCGTCGGTACTCAAGGACATCCTGTTTACGGCCTACAAGCTGGATCAGCAGGTGCGTTTCACGCCAGTGTCCGAAGCCGATTACCAGCATTGGGTCGAAGGCCAGGGCAAAAAACGCCATATCGTGACGTTGCTCACCCGCAAGGTCACGGCCGAACAGTTGCAGCGCGTCAGTTCGATCACCGCGCACTACGGCTTGAACATCGACCATATCGACCGTCTGTCGGGGCGTATGCCTTTGGACACGCCCGCAGACAAAGGCAAGGGCTGCATCGAGTTCTCCGTGCGGGGTGAGCCGGCCGATGCGCAGGCGCTGCGCGCTGAATTCCTGAGCGTGGCTCAGGAGCTGAATGTCGACATCGCCTTCCAGGAAGATTCGCTGTTCCGGCGCAACCGTCGCCTGGCGGTGTTCGACATGGACTCCACGCTGATCGAAGCCGAAGTCATCGACGAACTGGCCAAGGCCGCCGGTGTGGGCGAGCAAGTCTCGGCCATTACCGAGCGCGCGATGGCCGGCGAGCTGGATTTTCGCGCCAGCTTCAAGGAGCGCCTGGCGCTGCTCAAAGGCCTGGATGTGAGCGTGCTCGATTCAATCGGCGCGTCCCTGCGTCTGACCGAAGGCGCCGAAACCCTGTTCGCCGAACTCAAGCGCCTGGGCTACAAGACGGCCATCCTGTCTGGTGGCTTCACCTACTTTGCCAAGCAGCTGCAAGCCAAGCTGGGCATTGACTACGTGTTCGCCAACGAGCTGGAAGTGGTGGATGGCAAAGTGACCGGCGTGGCGGTGGAGCCGATTGTCGATGCACAACGCAAGGCGGACCTGCTCAAGGAGCTGGCGCACAAGGAAGGTTTGCGTTTGGAGCAGACCATTGCGGTCGGCGACGGCGCGAACGACTTGCCGATGCTGGCGATTGCGGGATTGGGTGTGGCGTTTCGCGCCAAGCCATTGGTCAAGCAATCGGCCAAGCAGGCAATTTCGACCTTGGGGTTGGATGGGGTGCTGTATCTGCTGGGCTTGCGCGATCGCGACGGTCAGCTCTAA
- the asd gene encoding archaetidylserine decarboxylase (Phosphatidylserine decarboxylase is synthesized as a single chain precursor. Generation of the pyruvoyl active site from a Ser is coupled to cleavage of a Gly-Ser bond between the larger (beta) and smaller (alpha chains). It is an integral membrane protein.) — protein sequence MKKQLFILSQYLLPHHLLSRLAGCIAECRVRWFKNAFTRWFAKRYQVDMSQALVEDVTAYEHFNAFFTRALKDGARPLDPTPGAVLSPADGAVSQLGPIEHGRVFQAKGHSFSVLELLGGDAALAAPFMGGDFATIYLSPKDYHRVHMPLAGTLREMVYVPGRIFSVNQTTAENVPELFARNERVVCLFDTERGPMAVVLVGAMIVASIETVWAGLVTPPKRELKTFRYDEAARAPIHLEKGAELGRFKLGSTAIVLFGPGQVQWAQELAAGTPVQMGQGIGSPKA from the coding sequence ATGAAAAAGCAGTTGTTTATCCTCAGTCAGTACTTGCTGCCGCACCACCTGCTGTCGCGCTTGGCCGGCTGCATTGCCGAGTGCCGTGTGCGCTGGTTCAAGAACGCCTTCACCCGTTGGTTCGCCAAGCGTTACCAGGTGGATATGTCCCAGGCGCTGGTTGAAGACGTGACCGCCTACGAGCATTTCAACGCCTTCTTTACCCGCGCATTGAAAGACGGTGCGCGCCCGCTGGACCCAACCCCCGGCGCCGTACTGAGCCCGGCCGATGGTGCTGTCAGCCAGCTCGGCCCGATCGAACATGGCCGTGTGTTCCAGGCCAAGGGCCACAGTTTCAGCGTGCTGGAATTGCTCGGTGGCGACGCCGCGCTGGCAGCGCCGTTCATGGGCGGTGACTTCGCCACTATCTACCTGTCGCCCAAGGACTATCACCGCGTGCATATGCCGCTGGCCGGTACCTTGCGTGAGATGGTGTACGTACCGGGGCGGATTTTCTCGGTGAACCAGACCACCGCCGAGAACGTGCCGGAACTGTTTGCGCGTAACGAGCGGGTTGTCTGCCTGTTCGACACCGAACGCGGCCCGATGGCCGTAGTGTTGGTGGGCGCAATGATCGTAGCCTCGATCGAGACGGTGTGGGCCGGGCTGGTAACACCACCGAAGCGCGAGCTGAAAACCTTCCGCTATGACGAAGCTGCTCGCGCACCGATTCACCTGGAGAAAGGTGCGGAGTTGGGTCGCTTCAAGCTGGGTTCTACCGCGATCGTGCTGTTCGGGCCGGGCCAAGTGCAGTGGGCGCAGGAACTGGCGGCGGGCACGCCGGTGCAGATGGGCCAGGGTATCGGCTCACCTAAAGCCTGA
- a CDS encoding trimeric intracellular cation channel family protein — MMLLMLYLIAITAEAMTGALSAGRRGMDWFGVVLIACVTALGGGSVRDMLLGHYPLTWVKHPEYLVLTSVAALVTIFIAPLMRHLRSLFLALDAVGLVAFTLIGCMTALEMGHGMLVASVSGVITGVFGGILRDIFCNDIPLIFRRELYASVSFLAAWFYLLCLYLELPSEQAILLTLFSGFLLRLLAIRFHWEMPKFVYNDDVH, encoded by the coding sequence ATCATGCTGCTGATGCTCTACCTCATCGCCATCACCGCCGAAGCCATGACGGGTGCCTTGTCCGCGGGCCGGCGCGGCATGGACTGGTTTGGCGTGGTGCTGATCGCGTGCGTGACGGCGCTGGGTGGCGGTTCTGTGCGCGATATGTTGCTAGGGCATTACCCGCTGACCTGGGTCAAGCACCCTGAATACCTGGTACTGACCTCCGTCGCCGCGCTGGTGACTATCTTTATCGCACCGCTGATGCGCCATCTGCGCTCGCTGTTCCTGGCGCTGGATGCCGTGGGGTTGGTGGCGTTCACCTTGATCGGCTGCATGACCGCCCTGGAAATGGGGCATGGCATGCTGGTCGCCTCGGTCAGTGGCGTGATCACCGGCGTATTCGGCGGCATCCTGCGGGATATTTTCTGTAATGACATCCCACTGATCTTCCGCCGTGAGCTGTACGCCAGCGTGTCGTTCCTTGCCGCCTGGTTTTACTTGCTGTGCCTGTATCTGGAATTGCCCAGCGAACAGGCGATCCTGCTGACCTTGTTCAGCGGCTTTCTACTGCGCCTGCTGGCGATACGGTTTCATTGGGAAATGCCCAAGTTCGTCTATAACGACGACGTCCACTAG
- the queG gene encoding tRNA epoxyqueuosine(34) reductase QueG produces MPAITSDLPALAQSIKDWGRELGFQQVGISGLDLAEHEQHLQRWLDAGYHGEMDYMGAHGSKRSHPEELVPGTLRVVSLRMDYLPGDTQMAQLLAEPEKAYVSRYALGRDYHKLIRKRVQQLADRIQAQIGPFGFRAFVDSAPVLEKAIAEQAGLGWIGKNTLVLNRKAGSYFFLSELFVDLPLPVDPPHATEHCGRCTACLDICPTNAFVGPYVLDARRCISYLTIELKSAIPEDLRPLIGNRVFGCDDCQIVCPWNRFARPTGESDFKPRHNLDNATLAELFMWDEDKFLSSTEGSPLRRAGYERWLRNLAVGLGNAPSSIPVLEALKARRDYPSELVREHVQWALNQHAAR; encoded by the coding sequence ATGCCCGCTATTACCTCCGATCTGCCCGCCCTCGCCCAATCGATCAAAGACTGGGGCCGCGAGCTGGGTTTCCAACAAGTCGGCATCAGCGGTCTCGACCTGGCTGAGCATGAACAGCACCTGCAACGCTGGCTCGACGCGGGCTACCACGGCGAGATGGACTACATGGGCGCCCATGGCAGCAAACGCTCCCACCCCGAAGAGCTGGTGCCCGGTACCTTGCGCGTGGTGTCACTGCGCATGGATTACCTGCCCGGCGACACGCAAATGGCACAGCTACTGGCCGAGCCGGAAAAAGCCTATGTCTCGCGTTACGCCCTGGGCCGCGACTATCACAAGCTGATCCGCAAGCGCGTGCAGCAACTGGCTGACCGTATTCAGGCGCAAATCGGGCCGTTCGGCTTTCGGGCCTTTGTCGACAGCGCACCCGTACTGGAAAAAGCCATCGCCGAACAGGCCGGCCTCGGCTGGATCGGCAAGAACACCCTGGTACTCAACCGCAAGGCCGGCAGCTATTTCTTCCTGAGCGAACTGTTTGTCGATTTGCCGTTACCGGTCGACCCACCCCATGCCACCGAACACTGTGGCCGCTGTACGGCTTGCCTGGACATCTGCCCCACCAACGCGTTCGTCGGCCCTTACGTGCTGGATGCCCGGCGCTGCATTTCCTACCTGACCATCGAGCTCAAGAGCGCCATTCCCGAGGACCTGCGCCCACTGATCGGCAACCGGGTATTCGGTTGCGATGACTGTCAGATCGTTTGCCCGTGGAATCGTTTCGCCCGACCCACTGGCGAAAGCGATTTCAAGCCACGGCACAATCTGGATAACGCGACCCTGGCCGAACTGTTTATGTGGGACGAGGATAAATTCCTCAGCAGCACCGAAGGCTCACCCTTGCGCCGTGCCGGATACGAGCGCTGGCTGCGCAACCTGGCGGTGGGCCTGGGCAATGCCCCCTCAAGCATTCCGGTGCTGGAAGCTTTGAAGGCGCGGCGCGACTACCCGTCGGAACTGGTGCGTGAGCATGTGCAATGGGCGCTGAACCAGCACGCCGCCCGCTAG
- the motB gene encoding flagellar motor protein MotB, translated as MENNQPIIIKRVKRFAAGHHGGAWKIAFADFATAMMAFFLVLWLMSTATPEQKIAIAGYFKDPIGFSESGTPFVIDLGGSPQLAPERTINPEVQTESPQEKIPIERDKVETMAEQVEKERLELLLQELQTKVEENPQLLKFKDQISFEITPEGLRIQITDAANRPMFDSGSARLKPYFEDILLAMADTIKAVPNKISISGHTDAKPYAGQGDFGNWELSANRANAARRALVAGSYPDPQVARVVGFASSQLFDPKEPFNPINRRIDIVVLTKKAQRAIEGDQPPPPQPAQGDGAPGEVPADPNALPPGQEPLPAHELRQKLNLFDDGGVKDPTAPAPGS; from the coding sequence ATGGAAAACAACCAGCCGATCATCATCAAGCGCGTCAAGCGCTTCGCCGCGGGGCACCATGGCGGCGCCTGGAAAATCGCCTTTGCCGACTTCGCGACGGCAATGATGGCGTTCTTCCTGGTGCTGTGGCTGATGTCCACCGCTACCCCTGAACAGAAGATCGCCATCGCGGGTTACTTCAAGGACCCGATTGGTTTTTCGGAAAGTGGTACGCCCTTCGTGATCGACCTGGGTGGCTCGCCGCAGTTGGCGCCGGAGCGCACCATCAACCCGGAAGTGCAGACCGAATCGCCCCAGGAAAAAATCCCGATCGAGCGCGATAAGGTCGAAACCATGGCCGAACAGGTCGAGAAAGAACGCCTCGAGCTGCTGTTGCAGGAGCTGCAGACCAAAGTTGAGGAAAACCCGCAACTGCTGAAGTTCAAGGATCAGATTTCCTTCGAGATCACCCCGGAAGGCTTGCGCATCCAGATCACCGACGCGGCCAACCGGCCGATGTTCGATTCCGGCAGCGCACGCTTGAAGCCGTACTTCGAAGATATCCTGCTGGCCATGGCCGACACCATCAAGGCGGTGCCGAACAAGATCAGTATCAGCGGTCACACCGATGCCAAGCCCTATGCGGGGCAGGGCGACTTCGGCAACTGGGAGCTCTCGGCCAACCGCGCCAACGCCGCCCGCCGTGCGCTGGTGGCTGGCAGCTACCCGGACCCGCAAGTGGCGCGGGTGGTGGGCTTTGCGTCATCGCAGCTGTTTGACCCCAAGGAACCGTTCAACCCGATCAACCGTCGGATCGACATCGTCGTGCTGACCAAAAAGGCCCAGCGTGCGATCGAAGGCGATCAACCGCCGCCGCCACAGCCGGCTCAGGGTGATGGCGCCCCCGGTGAAGTACCGGCGGACCCGAACGCGCTCCCGCCAGGGCAGGAGCCGCTGCCGGCCCATGAACTGCGCCAGAAGCTGAACCTGTTTGATGATGGCGGCGTGAAGGACCCGACGGCGCCTGCGCCGGGGTCGTAA